A genome region from Festucalex cinctus isolate MCC-2025b chromosome 17, RoL_Fcin_1.0, whole genome shotgun sequence includes the following:
- the rbm15b gene encoding putative RNA-binding protein 15B, protein MKRQAAREISPPPSSSSRATAKRLRERDREGGRREELAPPPLALLLADSRGGGGGHRRRSRSRERDKAMAMAVAAAGLRPPARDYKTLLISNVSPQVPDDDLEDALFHEFKRFGDVSVKLSHTPELGRIAYVNFRHAEDAKEARHAKTSRLLLAERPLKIEPVYVRRRSVTPPDVAYLAAVHAHTHTSYPPYRQRSLSPPGPSLSLRELRARHYALETSLSRDRLLDYYGMLDDRGRPYGLAPAPQPLPLPAPPDDLKPEDDQRATSNLFIGNLDGGVTEAELRRGFDKYGAIEDVVIKRPSRGQGGAYAFVKFHNLDMAHRAKVAMQGRLLGGHPIKIGYGKANPTTRLWVGGLGPANSLAALAREFDRFGSIRNIDYVKGDTFAYVQYESLDAAQAACTQMRGFPLGGAERRLRVDFAKVEETPAAAIVARPFAPVQLLPHYDAPGDVYGRRRGASPPVSRDFATSPPPRRAGPAADVLGRSRARSRSRERWQKEREERRGRRRSRSPSPAEREKGRGGRGRASPDASPDRARIRAPDSTTEPRDHTPEAKGAESPATRHRKQAAPSPPAAGPPPPGAGSLSEFASSSLAKSWRGVFALKNSSFPAQLYLLEGAAPFFGAIMRRNGEPLKIAQRLRMDQSRLDEVARRVKAGRPDAFAVLLALQGPAERQGAGGQPGLQVRLLRHLVAYLRNKEAAGVVSLPGAKEGGPGAMLYAFPPGDFSLQYLQAAKRAATRLDEEHMVVVVVNDAN, encoded by the exons ATGAAGCGGCAGGCCGCCAGGGAGATTTCGCCTCCGCCGTCGTCGTCCTCCAGGGCGACCGCCAAGCGCCTCCGGGAGCGGGACCGAGAGGGCGGCCGCCGCGAGGAGCTCGCCCCCCCGCCGCTGGCCCTGCTGCTGGCCGACAGCCGTGGCGGCGGAGGCGGACACCGCCGGAGGAGCCGCAGCCGGGAGCGTGACAAGGCGATGGCGATGGCGGTGGCTGCGGCCGGGCTGCGGCCCCCTGCCCGGGACTACAAGACGCTCCTCATCAGCAACGTGAGCCCGCAGGTGCCCGATGACGACCTGGAGGACGCTCTCTTCCACGAATTTAAACGGTTCGGCGACGTCAGCGTCAAATTGTCGCACACGCCGGAACTGGGCCGCATCGCCTACGTCAACTTCCGGCACGCGGAGGACGCCAAAGAAGCGCGCCACGCCAAAACGTCGCGGCTGCTGCTGGCCGAGCGGCCCCTCAAGATCGAGCCGGTGTACGTGCGCAGGAGGAGCGTGACGCCGCCAGATGTGGCCTACCTGGCCGCCGTGCACGCGCACACCCACACCTCCTACCCGCCCTACCGCCAGAGGTCGCTGTCGCCGCCCGGACCCTCGCTCAGCCTGCGCGAGCTGCGCGCGCGTCACTACGCCCTGGAGACCAGCCTGAGCCGCGATCGGCTGCTGGACTATTACGGGATGCTGGACGACAg GGGGCGCCCGTACGGCCTGGCGCCCGCCCCGCAGCCGCTTCCGCTGCCGGCCCCGCCCGACGACCTGAAGCCCGAGGACGACCAGCGCGCCACCAGCAACCTGTTCATCGGCAACCTGGACGGCGGCGTGACGGAGGCAGAGCTGCGGCGTGGCTTCGACAAGTACGGCGCCATCGAGGACGTGGTGATCAAGCGACCATCGCGGGGCCAGGGCGGCGCCTACGCCTTCGTCAAGTTCCACAACTTAGACATGGCGCACCGCGCCAAGGTGGCTATGCAGGGCCGCCTGCTGGGCGGCCACCCCATCAAGATTGGCTACGGCAAGGCCAACCCCACCACGCGGCTGTGGGTGGGCGGCCTGGGGCCCGCCAACTCGCTGGCCGCCCTGGCGCGCGAGTTCGACCGCTTCGGGAGCATCCGCAACATTGACTACGTCAAGGGCGACACCTTCGCCTACGTCCAGTACGAAAGTTTGGACGCCGCGCAGGCGGCGTGCACGCAGATGCGGGGCTTTCCCCTGGGCGGGGCCGAGCGCCGCCTGCGCGTGGACTTCGCCAAGGTGGAGGAGACGCCCGCTGCCGCCATCGTCGCCCGCCCTTTCGCGCCCGTGCAGCTGCTGCCCCACTACGACGCGCCGGGTGACGTCTATGGCCGGCGGCGGGGGGCGTCGCCGCCGGTCTCGCGCGACTTTGCTACCAGCCCGCCCCCACGGAGGGCAGGCCCGGCGGCCGACGTCTTGGGCAGGAGCAGGGCTCGGAGCCGCAGCAGGGAGCGCTGGCAGAAGGAGCGCGAGGAGAGGCGGGGCCGGAGGCGGAGCCGCAGCCCCTCGCCGGCTGAGCGGGAGAAGGGGCGGGGAGGCCGTGGCCGGGCTTCACCCGACGCCAGCCCTGACCGCGCCCGCATCCGGGCCCCAGACTCCACCACCGAGCCGCGCGACCACACCCCCGAGGCCAAGGGAGCTGAGTCTCCGGCCACGCGCCACCGCAAGCAGGCGGCGCCgtcgccgcccgccgccggtCCGCCACCGCCGGGTGCTGGCTCGCTGTCGGAGTTTGCGTCGTCGTCGCTGGCCAAGAGTTGGCGCGGCGTGTTTGCGCTGAAGAACAGCAGCTTCCCAGCGCAGCTGTACCTGCTGGAGGGCGCCGCCCCCTTCTTCGGCGCCATCATGCGGCGCAACGGCGAGCCGCTCAAGATCGCGCAGCGCCTGCGCATGGACCAGAGCCGCCTGGACGAGGTAGCGCGCCGCGTCAAGGCGGGGCGCCCCGACGCCTTCGCTGTCCTGCTGGCCCTCCAGGGGCCTGCCGAGCGGCAGGGGGCCGGCGGACAGCCGGGGCTGCAGGTGCGGCTGCTGCGCCACCTGGTGGCCTACCTGCGCAACAAGGAGGCAGCGGGCGTGGTCAGCTTGCCCGGCGCCAAGGAGGGCGGCCCGGGCGCCATGCTGTACGCCTTCCCGCCGGGTGACTTCTCGCTGCAGTACCTGCAGGCGGCCAAGAGGGCGGCCACGCGTCTGGACGAAGAGcacatggtggtggtggtggtcaacGACGCTAACTGA